The genomic stretch AAGATGAAAAAGTATCATTAGCATTAGATGAAGAAAAAGTACTTGCGGCCTATCGGAGTACAACGTCAAACGAGATGAGAACGGTTGATATGAGTGACCCGAATGATTTGAAAAAAATGATTCAGGAAGACAGCGAAGTGTTACTACTCAAAATCCTCATCACTGAAAATAAAGACGCTCTTCATTAAGGAGCGGAGGCTGATTTATTAGCCCTAACGAAAAGCTGCTGGAAATCCGGCGGCTTTTTCTCTGTTATTTTCCAATTCATGGTTGCACGCTATATCATTATCTGATATATTACATTTAATGATATATCATTAAACGATATAAGTTTGGAGGAATCTCATGCCAAGGAATGATTCTCTTGATGTAGGAGAGCTAACGGACACGTCTTATTATATTCTTTTATCGCTCATGGAGCCGAAACATGGCTATTTAATTATGAAGTCAATTGAAGAGTTAACAAATCATAGCGTTGTCATCGGACCGGCGTCTATGTATACGACCATAAAAAAACTTCTTGCGGCCGGGTTGATTGAGCTCTTCGATAAAAGCGAGAAGAAAAAAGTGTATGTAACAACAGAAAAAGGTGTCGAGCTAGTAAGGAAAGAAATTGAACGGAAACGTATCATGATTGAACACGGGGAAGCGATACTTGCAAACAAGGGAGAGTGAGAGATGTGGGAAAGACAAAATACGTAATGAGCAGTGGATTAGCTTTTTCAGAAGAGAAAGAGATGAAAAAGCTAAGCGAATACGCGCGAAAAGGGTGGCTATTTGAGAAGTTTGCGTTTCTAGGATTTGTATTACGACAAGGAGAACCGCAGAATCTTATCTATTCTCTAGACTATCAAAAAGAACCTGATGAGGAGTATTTTAGTTATTTTGAAGAAGCGGGGTGGACGATTGTTTGTTCGGTTGGAGATGAAATGCACGTATTTTCAGCAGCTCAAGGAACACCTCCGATCTATTCTGATAAAGAATCAACGAAAGAGAAATATGAGCGGGAACGTCAGTCGATGAAAAAAGTCGCTATCCCAGCGCTTTTGCTTACACTTGTTTTCATCGTGTTGTCACTTAGTAGTCAGAATGGCCATCTACCATTAATTGTTGGCCAAATCAGTGAGTTTAGTAGTTACGCTACTTTAATTGTGTTGATATTTTCTGGAATGCCGTACCTTGCTTATTGCTATAAATTGAAGAAATTAGAGAAACAGGATTTCTAATCAAGGAGAGGAGCCTGCTGATGGCTAACGTGCTAGAGGTAAAAGGACTTGGGAAGCGATTTAAACATGGAGCGATCATTGAGAACCTTTCTTTTCACGTTAAGAAAGGCGAAATCATGGCGATTCTTGGACCAAATGGAGCTGGAAAATCTACGACAATTCGTTCAGTGTTGGGTATTTTATATCCCGATGAAGGAGAGATTCTTTATCAAGGAGAGTCTATTAAAAAAATCCCTCCGAAGCGGATTGGTTATTTACCTGAAGAGCGTGGGCTTTATAAAAATGTAAATGTAATCGATATCCTCCTCTATTTTGCAGATTTAAAAGATTATCCTATACGAAAAGCCAAACAACGTGCCAGGTTTTATTTAAAGAAGTTTGGTCTGGAAGATAAAGAGAAAGTGAGAATGGAAGAATTATCGAAAGGGATGGGGCAAAAAATTCAGTTCATCGCTTCCATCATTCATGAGCCAGAAATCCTCATTCTTGATGAACCATTTTCAGGTCTGGACCCTGTTAGTCAGGAACTTTTCCAAAAAGAAATCAAAGAATTGGCCGACCAAGGGACTGCGATTTTACTTTCCTCTCATCAAATGAATCTGATCGAAACGTTAGGAGACCGGCTTTTATTTATACATAAAGGAAAAGAGGTAGTGACGGGATCAATCCATGATGTAAAAGCACAGTTTTCGAATTACAAATGCACAATTCGTGGAGAAAATGCCCGCTCCCTACTAGAAACGATTCCTATGGTTGACCGAATTGAGCAAAAAAACAAGACGTCGATCCTATTCCTTGAAAAGGAGGTAGAGTTGACCAGGTGGTTGAGCACTCTGCCAAAAAAACTAGACATTCAAGAGCTTCGTCTTGATCGAATCTCTCTTCATGACATTTTCGTCAGCATCGCAAGTGACAGAAAGGACCTAGCCTATGAAAAATAGTTTGAAAGTTGCGAAATGGGAGTTTAAGCGGAACATGACCAATAAGTCTTTTTTGATCTCCGTATTTATGACACCGATCATGATCCTATTGTTTAGTTTTTTACCTTCGATGATTTCTGGGGGATCGACCTCCAATGGAATGATTTCATTGTTGAACCCTCGTTTGCTGCCTGGAATTGTTTCCGGTAGTATCTTTCTCTCACTTCTATTAACAGGCATGCTGATTTTTCAAAGTGCTTCTCAAGAGAAGAAAGAAAAAGTGGCTGAAATTATTTTATCGTCAATGGAACCACACGAATTAATGCAAGGAAAAATCATCGGCTATTTTTTGCTTGGAGTTTCACAGGTGTTCATTTGGCTGTTCTGTGCTCTTCCATTTTTAACGTGGAAATTAGGACTGGATATTCTGAAATACTTGTTTGTACCAAAAACGATCGTATTGGTTTTCATTGCACTGCTTGGTTACTTTTTATTTGCAGCGTTACTCATTGGTTTAGG from Bacillus sp. Cs-700 encodes the following:
- a CDS encoding PadR family transcriptional regulator, with protein sequence MPRNDSLDVGELTDTSYYILLSLMEPKHGYLIMKSIEELTNHSVVIGPASMYTTIKKLLAAGLIELFDKSEKKKVYVTTEKGVELVRKEIERKRIMIEHGEAILANKGE
- a CDS encoding DUF2812 domain-containing protein; translation: MGKTKYVMSSGLAFSEEKEMKKLSEYARKGWLFEKFAFLGFVLRQGEPQNLIYSLDYQKEPDEEYFSYFEEAGWTIVCSVGDEMHVFSAAQGTPPIYSDKESTKEKYERERQSMKKVAIPALLLTLVFIVLSLSSQNGHLPLIVGQISEFSSYATLIVLIFSGMPYLAYCYKLKKLEKQDF
- a CDS encoding ATP-binding cassette domain-containing protein, whose product is MANVLEVKGLGKRFKHGAIIENLSFHVKKGEIMAILGPNGAGKSTTIRSVLGILYPDEGEILYQGESIKKIPPKRIGYLPEERGLYKNVNVIDILLYFADLKDYPIRKAKQRARFYLKKFGLEDKEKVRMEELSKGMGQKIQFIASIIHEPEILILDEPFSGLDPVSQELFQKEIKELADQGTAILLSSHQMNLIETLGDRLLFIHKGKEVVTGSIHDVKAQFSNYKCTIRGENARSLLETIPMVDRIEQKNKTSILFLEKEVELTRWLSTLPKKLDIQELRLDRISLHDIFVSIASDRKDLAYEK
- a CDS encoding ABC transporter permease, whose amino-acid sequence is MTNKSFLISVFMTPIMILLFSFLPSMISGGSTSNGMISLLNPRLLPGIVSGSIFLSLLLTGMLIFQSASQEKKEKVAEIILSSMEPHELMQGKIIGYFLLGVSQVFIWLFCALPFLTWKLGLDILKYLFVPKTIVLVFIALLGYFLFAALLIGLGATVEDVTSSSNFQGTIMMLPFSFSLFILPVLEEPNGLAATIGSYLPFTATGTLIFRLSLLEVWPWGEIIGAICLLLLTSWVCMKVAGKIFKVGILMYGKNASPREIWKWMRA